Genomic DNA from Deltaproteobacteria bacterium:
GGCACTCCTGGTGCTGCCATCGGTTATTATATCCGGGGTCATTGCCTCTCCTTTTCTCCGTCAGACCCCTCCACCCATCCCCCTTTCCAGCCTCTTTCATCATAATAGTCCCGGACAAACTGCTCCACATCCTCCCGGCCGAGCGTTGAACGACCGAAATAATCCCGCAGCACCAGCGGTTCACCCCTTTCGCCCTTCATGGTCCCGAACCAAATGTCCGGGGCGCGATCCGCCTCAGGCCCGAAGCCTTCGGCCTGGTTCAGTCCCTTCAGGGTGTCCCAGATTCTGGCCGCCGCACCCCTCAGTTCCTCTGCATCGACCTGAAAACCGGTGACCGCGGAATAGAATTCGCAACAGGAAGAAAGGCTGTAAAACCGGTTGTTGAAGTGTCGGTTGCAAATGCCCAGGCTGCTTAAGATGGCGTACCAGTCCTCTGCACACCGGGTCATTCTTCCCACATTAAACCCCAGAGGGTCGTCCAGGATCCGCGAAACGGCCGCCGCGCTCGCCCCCATGCGATCCAGATGGCGACCGAACAGGGGGAGGGCTTCTTCGGTCATCCCCGGCACATAGGTCGGGGATCCCGCGCTGGCTGAACGGGGACCTTTCAGGGAGACGATCTGCTCAAACTCCATGGTGCCGAGCCCCACCAGTCGGGGATCCCAGATCACGTCGCAATCCTTGATGATGGGGGCGTATGGTCCATGATCCGGGCCCAGGGACATGAGGAGGGCCTGCCAGCCTTCCCCTGGCAGGCCCGCCGATCCTTCCCGTTTGGATATTGCCCCTGCCCAGGCTTCAATAGTATCTGCATGCCGATTCAAGGGGAGATCAAAAAGGCTTTCGTCCAGGGCGTTATCTTCATGCCGGGTGATCAGAAAATCCATCATGCTCCCGAAGGTAAACATGTCCAGCCCCATCCGGTCCAGCTTGTCCGCCAGTCGGAGGCTCACGGTCTTATCTTCCGTGCGGTTCAGGTCAAACAGTTGGCCGAACAGGGCGCTGTTCAGGTAGGAGGTGGTCGTGGTTTTAAAACCGCTGTGGGGGCCTTGAATGACCTCGATGGAATCTTTGTCCGGGGTAAAGCAGGAGGGACATCCCATCCGTTTGACCTTAAAACTGCGATACACATCCGGTCCGTAAAGGAGATCGGCCTTATCACGGGGAAATACCCGGCTGAAATTCTTCCAGGCCCCGAGTTGCCGGGTATAGTTGTCCCAGTTCTCCATGATCCCCAGTTCCAGGACCCGGCGATGATTTTTAAATCTCTTGAGGCGGTCCCGGAACCCGGAAAGCAACGCCTTGAGACCCCGGACATCATGAATTTCAGAGCGCCTGTTTCCCAGGGCCGTGACGGCCTTGAGATTTTTTGACCCCATGACCGCCCCCAGGCCCCCTCGGCCCAGGGTAGAGGCCTTGTCCACCAAGGCCATGGAAAAGACCACGCCGTTCTCGCCGGCCGGACCGATGGCGATCACACTTGCCCCGGGCTCCCTATCCGACCGCTTCAGGACATCGGTGGTGTCAAAAATATCCGCTCCCCACAAATCCCCGGCATCCACAAGCGCCGCGCCCCCGTCCCGGATTCGAAGAAAGACCGGTTTGCGGGATCGCCCGGTGATGACCACGTGATCAAACCCGGCCTTTTTGAGATTCAGGGCGAACCCCATGGACCCGACGGATTCGGAAATTGTTCCATTCAAGGGAAAGCGGGTGGTTGCCACCAGCTTGGCTGCACCCGGTGCGCCGGTGCCCACCAGGGGACCTGCCCCCAGGATGAGGGGGGTATCCGGAGAGAGTGCCGGGGTCCCGGGCGTATGCAGCCGGTTCATGAGCCAGGCGTTCAGCCCGAGACCCCCCACAAAGGCCCTGGCCGGCTCGGGTTCCAGGGGGCGCACCTCCCATTCTCCTGACGTCAGATCCACATAGAGGATTCTCCCCATGTATCCGCTCAGCATAGCCTACCCCTCACAGACTGTCCCCGATGAGCTGGGACAACAACTCATTGGGGCCCAGAAAAATCTGAACAATCTTGGCGTCCCGCATATATTTTTCCACCGGGTATTCCTTTGAATACCCGTAAGATCCCATGACCTGAACGCACTGGGTGGTGACCTCCATGGCCGTATTGGTGGAAAACACCTTGGCCATATCCGAAAAGCGTGCCCGATCCGGATGGCGATGGATATTGGACCATGCGGACCGGTACACCAAAAGGCGCGAGGCGTCGATCCTGGTGGCCATATCCGAAAACATGGCGGCGATCAGACTGTGTTTAATAAGCGGCTTGCCTCCCACCACCCGTTGCTTACAATACCCCAGGGCATACTCAAAGGCGCCCCGCGCCATGCCCACGGAAATCATGCCCCCGCCCAGGCGGTTGTAGATCAGCGTTCTCTCAAGGATCTTGCTACCAATCCCCACCTTTCCCAGGAGGTTCGCCTTGGGGACCCTGACATCTTCGAGGATCACCTCGGAATTCCGATCCGCATGCATCCCCATTTTGGGCTCCGGTTTTCCGAAGGAAAGACCGGGGCGATCCTTTTCCACCACCACCAGACAGGACCCCGCCTCTCCCATATTGGGATCCACGGTCCCCACAATCACATAACAGTAGGCAATCCCGGCGTTGCTGGGCCAGATCTTGGTGCCGTTGATGATGAAATCCTCCCCATCCGCTTTGACAAGGGTCCGGCACGTTCGCAGCCCCATGCGGGGATCTTCGATATCCGCGCCGGAGGGCGGCTCGGTCATGCAGATGGCGCCCAGATTCACCTCGGTTCGCGATGCCAGGGGCCGCAAAAAGCGTTCCCTTTGCTCATCGTTTGCCGCCATAATAATGGGGGTCATGGCAAACCAGGTGTCTCCGATGACCGTGGCCATGCCCCCATCCACCGCGGCCAGCTCCTCCAGGACCACCATGGTATCCAGATTATTGGCGTTTGAGCCCCCGTACTTCTCTTCAATGGGAAACCCCAGGAGGCCGATCCTGGCCGCCTCCATGAGAACGCCATCCACCACCTTTCCCTCGGCGTAATCCGCTTCAAACCGATCCCGAACCGGCAGGATTTCCTTTTGGGCGAACCGTGCCGCCATATCCCTGATCAGCCGCCGCTCCTCGGACATCTCGAAGTTGAACATCATGTCCCCCCTTGTTATTGGTTATCGGCAATTCAACCCCGCAGGGGTATTCCTGACAAGTATAGATCGGTTGTGGTTTTTGATCGGGTTCCGTCACCCGTACCTTATCGCCGCCTTGCTGTCACAAAACCCTTTGTGTACTTCGTGTCTCCGTGTGAGTCCCGCAGTGGCGGGATTGGTTGCGGATATCCGCTTTAGGGTATTGACCACAACGCCAGGCCGGTCTCTTCCTCGAAACGTCGATTGAAGGAAGGCCCGTCAAAGGCCTGGAGAATGAACTCACACGCAAATACCACTGTACCGGGCGCAAGATGTCCGCCATAGGCCTTCCCCGATTCATCGGAGAGGGTGATGTGTGCATGGACAAACGGCTTTTCGTCTTTAAGAGATATGTTCCCGATCAGTTTTGTGATCTCCAACGGCCGGTCCAAAGACTCGAACTGGTAAGCCCGGATCGTTTGATTATAGAAGCCGATGCGCGCTTTCCGGACCGCGCCGAACGCTTCGATTCGTCCCAGCAGGATGCCCCTCTCCGTGGCCACGCTTGTGAGTTCTTCCAGGAGATCACACCCAAAACCGAGCCTCCCCATGATCATCTCTGCGGGGTGTACCGGTCTGAATTCCGCCATTTTCATCCTCCTTCATCCTGATGGTTAGGTACTGATTGCCAGGTTTTCTGTACTGTCTCCTCCCCACCTGTGTAATGGGCGTTGAGATATCTCTGATTGCGGCTATGGCCGCTTTTCAGGATTGGCTGTTGATTAGCGAGACCTGATCATTCAGGGTCCAGAGATCATACAGGTACCCGAGACCGAAGATGCCGCCCGACAGCAGGTATACGATTCCCGTAAACCATTTTCCCATATAAAACCGGTGTATGCCGAAGAGGCCCAGAAATGTCAGCAAAACCCATGCGACCGTGTAGTTGAGAGGACCCGTGCGGTATCTTAAATCGGCCTTACGGTCCATCGACGGAATAAGGAAGAAATCGATAATCCAGCCGACAAAGAGGAGCCCCAGAGTAAAGAACCAGATCGTCCCTGAAACGGGTTTGCCGTAATAAAACCGGTGGGAGCCCGTAAAACCGAAGATCCACAGAATGTAGCCGATCGACTTAAGATGCGTGTCGTTTGAATTTCCCATGGATACCCTCCAATGACATAAGGTTATTAACATTAATGGGAATTATAGAACATTCTTAACCCTCATCAGCCTCCCTTTTCGGGCATCTCGAAACTGAACATCCTCCCCAACGGCAAGGGCTTGTCACAGCAATATCCGATGATCAGAATTCCCGGTAAATAAAGACATATTCCAGATCATTGATGTCTATGGCGATCTCCCCGCCCCTGGATTCGGCATAGACCAGCCAGCCGGGTTTGGTCTCGCTGCAGCATTCCACGCCGGGCGAGAACCGGCCGCTCTTTGCCTCGTACCAGGCCAGCAGCATCGGCTCGGTTGCCATTTCCGCGGCCTTTTGATCTGCAATCCGTCTGGCTGCGGTCAGATCGGCGATGGGGTCTTCCACCCGTATGGAAACAGGGTGGGGCAACATCTCTCTTGTGAGCGTGCGGCAGGTAGTCATTAAAATTCCTCCTTAAAAAAACCGTTATCAGCTTAGTAATCAGGGCCCGCCTTTCAGCTTTCAGCTTTCAGCTTCCACCCTTCATAAACCGACCTCGCCTTTCAGCCGGCCGGCCGTTCACCCATGCCTCTCCCGTCTGGATTGCAGGGCATAAAAGGTCACCGGCACCACCACCAGCGTGAAGACGGTGGATGCCAGCAGACCGAAAATCAGGGCCCAGGCCAGACCGGAAAAGATGGGGTCCAGGGTGATGGGCCAGGCCCCCAGGGCCGTGGTCACGGCGGTCAGGGCGATGGGGCGGAGCCGGATGGCGCCGCTCTGCAAGATGGCCTCTTTCAGGGACGTCCCTTCCTTCATGGCCCCCTGGACGAACTCGATCAGCACCAGCGAGTTCCGGATGACGATCCCCCCCAGGGCGATCATCCCGATCATGCTGGTGGCCGTGAAGAACACCGGGTTGTCGAAGCCCCCCACCGGATGGGCAAAGAGGAGATTCAGGAGCCAGAACCCCGGCATGATGCCGATGAGGGTCAGGGGAACCGCCACCATGATGAGGAGCGGCATGAAAAAGGAGTTCATCTGGATCACCAGCAGGGTGTAGATGGCCATGAGGGCGGCCATGTAGGAGATGCCCATGTCTCGAAAGACCCGCAGGGTGATCTGCCACTCCCCCTCCCCTGCCCATTCGGCCCGGAGTTTTTCCGGAAGGGGATCCTTCCGGAGCCGTTTCTGCATATCCAGAACAGCCTCCCCCGGGGCCCGGCCGGCCATCTCCGCAAATGTGTAGACGACCCGTTCCAGGTTCTTGTGGTAAATCGGCTGATCCTCGGAGACGCTCACAAACGCCCCCAACTCGCCTAAAGGGATCATTTTGCCGTCAGGGGCCTTTACCGGTATCTGTGTCAGGGAGAGGATGCTCGATCGTTTGTCTCTGGGGAGGATCAGCCTGACCGGAAGGTGCTGCCGTTCGCCCGCACGATGGACCGTGGCGGGATGCCCGCCGCTCAGGGCCACTTGAAGGGTCCGCGTAATGGTGGCGGCACTGATGCCGTGGAGCGAGGCCTTTTCCTTGTCCAGCACGAAGTCGAGACGGTCCCGCGGGGTCTCGGTGGTGTCGTCGATACTCACCACAAAGGGCTCCTGGGCCATGATCCCTTCCACGTGTCCGGCCCCGGCAATGAGGTCGTCATACGACTGATCGGGTGAGCCGTAGATTTCCGCCACCACCGTTGCGATCACCGGGGGCCCGGGCGGCATCTCCACCAGTTGAATAACGGCCCCGTGACGCTGGGCCAGGTCCTCCAGGTCCTTTCGCAGCCGGAGCACCATGGCGTGGCTCTGCTGTTTCCGGCGCTCTTTTTCCGCCAGATTCACCCGGATGTCCGCCAGGTTCCCGGCCTCACGAAGATAGTAGTGCCTCACCATCCCGTTGAAGTCCATGGGAGAGGCCGTGCCCGTGTAGGAGATGAAGTTGGTGACCTCGGGAACCTGTCTGAGATACGCTTCAAAGTCCTGGACCACCCGGTAGGTCTGCTCCAGGGGGGTTCCCTCGGGCATGTCAATCACGATCTGAAACTCGTTCTTGTTGTCAAAGGGGAGCATTTTCATCGGGACATAGCGGAACAGGGCCAGACCGATGGACCCCAGCAGGAGCACGCAGATAAGGCCGTAGAGAAGCAATCTTCTGAAGGGAGAATCCAGAAACGGCCCCACCACCCTTTCATACCCCTTTTGAATCCATGGGGGCGTCACGTCCCGGGGGGGTATCTCCTCCCCTGTCTGATCTTTGGGTCCCAGCCGGCGCAGCAGGAGGTAGCTGACCCAGGGAACCACGGTGAGGGCGCACAGGGTGGAAAAGGAGACGGTCAGGGGCACGTTGGCCGCCATCGGCGCCATATAGGGGCCCATCATCCCGGTGATGAAGAAGAGGGGGACAAAGGAGACGATGATGCAGAGGGTCGACATGATGACGGGGGGAAGGACCTCCTGCACCGCAAAGAGGGTTGCGGCCAGGGGGTTGCGGCGGCCCATCCGGATATGGCGCTGGATATTGTCCACGTTGGTGATGGGATCGTCCACCACCAGACCCAGGGAGAGGATCAGGGCGAACAGGGTCACCCGGTTGATGGTGAAGCCGAACACATAGTTGACAAAGAGGGCGAGGGAAAAGCTCAGGGGCACGGCCAGGGCCACCACCAGGGCCTCCCGCCACCCCAGCGTCAGGGCAAGGAGACCCACCACCGTGAGGATGGCGAAGATGAGAGAGGCCAGAAGGTTGTTGACCTTGTCCTGGGCGGTCTGGCCGTAGTTCCGGGTAACGGCCACCTCCACACCGCCGGGGATCACGGTGTGTTTCAGGGTCTCCAGCCGATCCAGGATGTCCGCGGCCACATCCACCGCATTGGTCCCCCGCTTCTTGGCGAAGGCCAGGGTCACGGCCGGCAGGGTCAGGGCCGTGGCTTCCAGAGGGCGGGCCTGGGTACCGCTTGAAACGGCATTGGAGAAGCCGATCCGCGTATAGGCATCCGGCTCCTCAGGCGCATCCCGGATCCGGGCGATATCCCGCAGATAGACGGGTCGTCCCTCATGAATGGCCACCACCAGCTCGGCCACCTCCCGGGCCGATGCCACGAATGAGTCGCTGGTCACCGTAAGGGTCTGATTGGTCCGGCTGAACCGGCCGGCCGTGACCGCGGCATCGGTCCCCTCCAGGGCCTGCCACACCTCCAGCAGGGTGACCCCCAGTCCCGACATCCGGTCCGGTCTCAGTTCCACCCGGACCTCCCGGGACCGTCCCCCCACGATAAACGTCCGGGAGATGTCCGGGACCTCGGCCAGACGGCTCAGCACCTCTTCGCCGATGCGCCGCAGTTCATGGTCGTTGTACATGGCCGAGTGGAGCGTCAGGTTGACGATGGGCACATCATCGATCTCTACCGGCTTGACGACCCATCCGCGAACCAGGGGCGGTGCCTGATCCGCGTTCATGGCGATCTTGTTGTACAGCTTGATGAGAGAGCGTTCCCGGTGTTCGCCCACATAGAACCGGACCGTCACCACGGCCATGCCCCGCCGCGATATGGAGTAGACATATTCCACGCCGTCGATCTGCCAGAGGAGCCGCTCCAGGGGGGTGGCCACCAGCTTTTCCATTTCCTCTGCCGAGGCCCCCGGCGCCTCAACAAATACATCCGCCAGGGGGACCACGATCTGGGGCTCTTCTTCCCGAGGCGTCACCCATACGGCCGCAACCCCCATGGCCATGGCCAGGATGATGAAGATGATGGAGAGCTTGGAGGTAATGAACAGCTCGACAATGCGGGCGATCAGGCCCTCAGGGCGCTCGTCCCGGAGGTTCATCCCGTCTCTCCTCTTATGACCACCGTCTCGTCCCCGTTCAGCCCGGACAGGATCTCGACCCTGTCCTTAAACGACCTCCCGGCCGTCACATAGATATCCCGCCATTGGTCCCCGCTCTTGGCCGTCACCATCTCCAATTGTCCCACCCTCCTAAGGGCAGCCTCGGGAATCCATACCACCCTGACCTCGCCCACCGGCACCAGGAGACGTCCGAACATGCCCGGATAAAGCCCTTCAGCCCGGGGGAGATCCACCTTCACCAGGAAAGACCGGGTCCTTGGGTCTGCAGCCGGGACCACCTCGGCCAGCCGGCCCGAAAGGGTCTGATCCAGGGCATCGATGACCACCTCAAATGATTCGTTGATATTCATGTGCCGGATAGACCCCTCGGGCACCAGGGCCTCCAGCCGAAGGGCCCCGCGGGTCTGAAGGACCATTAGAGGCTTCCCGGGGAAGGCCATGTCCCCCG
This window encodes:
- a CDS encoding acyl-CoA dehydrogenase family protein, encoding MMFNFEMSEERRLIRDMAARFAQKEILPVRDRFEADYAEGKVVDGVLMEAARIGLLGFPIEEKYGGSNANNLDTMVVLEELAAVDGGMATVIGDTWFAMTPIIMAANDEQRERFLRPLASRTEVNLGAICMTEPPSGADIEDPRMGLRTCRTLVKADGEDFIINGTKIWPSNAGIAYCYVIVGTVDPNMGEAGSCLVVVEKDRPGLSFGKPEPKMGMHADRNSEVILEDVRVPKANLLGKVGIGSKILERTLIYNRLGGGMISVGMARGAFEYALGYCKQRVVGGKPLIKHSLIAAMFSDMATRIDASRLLVYRSAWSNIHRHPDRARFSDMAKVFSTNTAMEVTTQCVQVMGSYGYSKEYPVEKYMRDAKIVQIFLGPNELLSQLIGDSL
- a CDS encoding DNA-binding protein — protein: MAEFRPVHPAEMIMGRLGFGCDLLEELTSVATERGILLGRIEAFGAVRKARIGFYNQTIRAYQFESLDRPLEITKLIGNISLKDEKPFVHAHITLSDESGKAYGGHLAPGTVVFACEFILQAFDGPSFNRRFEEETGLALWSIP
- a CDS encoding TM2 domain-containing protein; translated protein: MGNSNDTHLKSIGYILWIFGFTGSHRFYYGKPVSGTIWFFTLGLLFVGWIIDFFLIPSMDRKADLRYRTGPLNYTVAWVLLTFLGLFGIHRFYMGKWFTGIVYLLSGGIFGLGYLYDLWTLNDQVSLINSQS
- a CDS encoding AF1514 family protein; the encoded protein is MTTCRTLTREMLPHPVSIRVEDPIADLTAARRIADQKAAEMATEPMLLAWYEAKSGRFSPGVECCSETKPGWLVYAESRGGEIAIDINDLEYVFIYREF
- a CDS encoding efflux RND transporter permease subunit, translating into MNLRDERPEGLIARIVELFITSKLSIIFIILAMAMGVAAVWVTPREEEPQIVVPLADVFVEAPGASAEEMEKLVATPLERLLWQIDGVEYVYSISRRGMAVVTVRFYVGEHRERSLIKLYNKIAMNADQAPPLVRGWVVKPVEIDDVPIVNLTLHSAMYNDHELRRIGEEVLSRLAEVPDISRTFIVGGRSREVRVELRPDRMSGLGVTLLEVWQALEGTDAAVTAGRFSRTNQTLTVTSDSFVASAREVAELVVAIHEGRPVYLRDIARIRDAPEEPDAYTRIGFSNAVSSGTQARPLEATALTLPAVTLAFAKKRGTNAVDVAADILDRLETLKHTVIPGGVEVAVTRNYGQTAQDKVNNLLASLIFAILTVVGLLALTLGWREALVVALAVPLSFSLALFVNYVFGFTINRVTLFALILSLGLVVDDPITNVDNIQRHIRMGRRNPLAATLFAVQEVLPPVIMSTLCIIVSFVPLFFITGMMGPYMAPMAANVPLTVSFSTLCALTVVPWVSYLLLRRLGPKDQTGEEIPPRDVTPPWIQKGYERVVGPFLDSPFRRLLLYGLICVLLLGSIGLALFRYVPMKMLPFDNKNEFQIVIDMPEGTPLEQTYRVVQDFEAYLRQVPEVTNFISYTGTASPMDFNGMVRHYYLREAGNLADIRVNLAEKERRKQQSHAMVLRLRKDLEDLAQRHGAVIQLVEMPPGPPVIATVVAEIYGSPDQSYDDLIAGAGHVEGIMAQEPFVVSIDDTTETPRDRLDFVLDKEKASLHGISAATITRTLQVALSGGHPATVHRAGERQHLPVRLILPRDKRSSILSLTQIPVKAPDGKMIPLGELGAFVSVSEDQPIYHKNLERVVYTFAEMAGRAPGEAVLDMQKRLRKDPLPEKLRAEWAGEGEWQITLRVFRDMGISYMAALMAIYTLLVIQMNSFFMPLLIMVAVPLTLIGIMPGFWLLNLLFAHPVGGFDNPVFFTATSMIGMIALGGIVIRNSLVLIEFVQGAMKEGTSLKEAILQSGAIRLRPIALTAVTTALGAWPITLDPIFSGLAWALIFGLLASTVFTLVVVPVTFYALQSRRERHG